A portion of the Mycobacteriales bacterium genome contains these proteins:
- a CDS encoding NAD(P)H-binding protein, translated as MADGLIAVTGATGAVGRKVAELLAAAGVAQRLVVRDPARAPELPDTEVRQIADYGHADDVRRALDGVDTLFLVPAQESADRRERHFAAIDAAAAAGVRKITYLSFVGARQDSTFTLGQDHWATEERVKATGLPWTFPRMNLYLDFLPLMVTEQGTIEGPAADGRGAFVTRDDIAEVCSRLLVEGGHDGETHDISGPEAFTMAEAAATMSAASGRAISYVEQTVEEAYASRAVYGAPDWQVEAWVTTYTAIANGDIAEVTDAVPHFTGHPATGLAQFLSEHPQALDHVRT; from the coding sequence ATGGCGGACGGGTTGATCGCGGTGACGGGTGCGACCGGTGCGGTCGGGCGGAAGGTCGCGGAGCTGCTGGCCGCGGCCGGGGTCGCGCAGCGGCTGGTGGTGCGGGACCCGGCCCGGGCGCCGGAGCTCCCGGACACCGAGGTCCGCCAGATCGCCGACTACGGCCACGCCGACGACGTGCGCCGGGCGCTGGACGGCGTCGACACCCTGTTCCTGGTCCCGGCCCAGGAGTCGGCCGACCGGCGCGAGCGGCACTTCGCGGCGATCGACGCCGCCGCGGCCGCCGGCGTACGGAAGATCACTTACCTCTCGTTCGTCGGGGCGCGGCAGGACTCGACGTTCACGCTCGGGCAGGACCACTGGGCGACCGAGGAGCGGGTGAAGGCGACCGGGCTGCCCTGGACGTTCCCGCGGATGAACCTCTACCTGGACTTCCTGCCGCTGATGGTGACCGAGCAGGGCACGATCGAGGGCCCGGCCGCCGACGGCCGGGGCGCGTTCGTCACCCGCGACGACATCGCCGAGGTGTGCTCCCGGCTGCTGGTCGAGGGCGGCCACGACGGCGAGACCCACGACATCAGCGGGCCGGAGGCGTTCACGATGGCGGAGGCCGCGGCGACGATGTCCGCGGCGTCGGGCAGGGCGATCAGCTACGTCGAGCAGACCGTCGAGGAGGCGTACGCGTCCCGGGCGGTCTACGGCGCCCCGGACTGGCAGGTCGAGGCCTGGGTGACCACCTACACGGCCATCGCGAACGGCGACATCGCCGAGGTGACCGACGCGGTCCCGCACTTCACCGGCCACCCCGCCACCGGCCTCGCGCAGT